AGGCAACCGATTGCGAATTGGGTTGGTTCATCTTGATCATGGCGAACAGGGTTGCAATAATCAATGCAGTCTGGGCGGTAAACATGCCCGCTGTCCACTTGATCACATCCACCTTGGCGGATTCGACATCCCTCCTGGTCGCCAACTCCTCAAGCCGGGACTCCTCCACTTTCTGGAGAACCTTTGACAAGACAATGATCTGGGCTTCCGCCTGGGCTGACGGAACGCCGGCACTCTCCAGTTCCTTCACAAAGGCCAGGGTGTCGAATGATATGGCGTGGTTCATGTCATGGTTCCTCCCGTCGTCCAGGAGATTTACAGACCGCCCGTAAAAATCCGCCGGCGCTGTTTTCTTTTTTTATTGGCGCGCGGTACAGGATTCGAACCTGTGACCTTTGGCTCCGGAGGCCAACGCTCTATCCGGCTGAGCTAACCGCGCCCATACACCTGGGGAGTGCTTGATCCTATCGAATGGCTTGCATACTTGTCAAAGGGAAACCCTTGAAAGCTTGACAAGGCCGGATGACCGATACATTTTATGGGGCTTTAGGGACGGAATCAGCCTGAGCGAGGAGCATGACCGTTATGAGCGAAAACATCATCCAGACTTCCGACAGCACGTTCGAGCAGGATGTCCTGAAAGCGGACCTGCCGGTCCTGGTGGATTTTTGGGCCGAATGGTGCGGGCCCTGCAAACAGGTGGCCCCGGCTTTGGAAGCCCTGGCCGTGGAATTCAAAGGCAAACTCAAGGTGGTCAAGCTCAATATCGACCAGAACCCCGGCTCGCCGGGCCGTTATGGCGTTCGGGGCATCCCCACCCTCATGTTGTTCAAAAGCGGCAAGATCGAAGCCACCAAGATTGGTGCCCTGCCCAAGACCAAGCTCGTCGAGTGGGTCCAGAATTCCCTGTAAAAATCAGGATGACCGTGTTGCACGCCAAGACCCGTCCGACTCAGGACGGGTCTTGTTCCCCTTGTTCCCGAAGGCCCCATTGGCGCTGAAAACGCTGGATGGTCTCTGCGGCAGCCCCGGTGATGCAGACCAGTTTTTCTCGGGATTTTTCCCCCTTGACCACACGCACGCCGCTTTTGGGCACCTGAAACTCTCTGGCCAAAAAGGAACACAAAGCCAGATTGGCCGCATTTTCCACGGGGGGCGCATGCAAGGCCACCTTGAGACGCCCAGCGTGCAGTCCCATGACTTTTTCACGGGCCGCACGTGGCTGCACCCGTATCGATAACAAAAAATCTCCCGCTCTCTTCATGGTCCGATCTGAAAATAACAGGTTGAAAATTTGTTTTTCATTTGTTTTTTTCGATCACTCCTTGCCAATCCGGCAAAAATTGGGTCATGTATGGGACCCGCCGGCACACTTTTCCGGGGAAAACAGCGTACAGAAGGCAGGGTACAGAAGGAGAACGCATGTTCAAAGGGACCACCATACTTTCGGTGCGACGTGGCGACCATGTGGTCATGGGGGGCGATGGCCAGGTGACCCTGGGCAATACGGTGGTCAAGGCCAACGCCCGCAAGGTGCGCCTGATGCATGACGGACGGGTCCTGGCCGGATTTGCCGGGGCCACTGCCGATGCCTTCACCCTCTTCGACCGTTTCGAAGGAAAATTGTCCAAACATGGCGGAATCCTGATCCGGGCCGCCGTGGAACTGGCCAAGGATTGGCGCACGGACCGGATCCTGCGCCGTCTGGAAGCCATGCTGGCGGTTGCCGACCGTTCCACGAGCCTGTTGATTTCCGGGACCGGGGATGTCCTGGAACCCGAGGATGGTCTCATCGCCATCGGTTCGGGCGGACCCTATGCCCTGGCCGCCGCCCGCGCCCTGCTGGCCAATACCGACCTGCCGGCCCGGCAGGTGACCGAACGGGCACTGCTGATCACCGCCGATATCTGCATTTATACCAACCGCAATCTGACCATCGAAGAGTTGTGACCGGAGTCGTCCATGTCCGAGTTTACGCCGCGTGAAATTGTCTCTGAACTGGATCGCTACATCATCGGCCAGAATGCCGCCAAACGGGCTGTCGCCGTCGCCCTGCGCAACCGTTGGCGCCGCCATCAGTTGAGTCCCGCCCTGCGCGAAGAGATCTATCCCAAAAACATTCTGATGATCGGTCCCACCGGGGTCGGCAAGACGGAAATTGCCCGCCGCCTGGCCAAACTGGCCAATGCCCCCTTCATCAAGGTCGAAGCCACCAAGTTCACCGAAGTGGGGTACGTGGGCCGGGATGTGGAGTCCATCATCCGGGATTTGACGGACATGGCAGTCAAAATGTTTCTGGAAAACGCCAAAAAAGAGGTCCGCAGCCGGGCCGAAGATATCGCCGAGGATCGTATCCTCGATATTCTGTTGCCCCCCCCTCCCAGCCGGCAGGCGGTCGGCAATCCCCTGGGTGCCTTGTTCGGTCAGCAACAGGAAGAGTCCCCCTCCCCACCGGCAGATCCCCCGCCCGACTCCGCCACCCGCCAGAAATTTCGCAAAATGTTGCGCGAAGGCAAACTGGATCAGCAGGAAATCGAAATCGAAATCCGCGAAGCCCGCAACGGCCCCACCCTGGAGGTCTTCACCCCCCAGGGCATGGAAGGCATCAACATCCAGGAAATGCTGGGTGGGCTGATGGGCGGACGCACCCGCAAGCGCCACATGCCCATCAGCGAAGCCCGCAAGGTCCTGATCGACGAAGAGGCCGGCAAGCTCGTGGATCGGGATTTGACCCAGCGTCATGCCGTCGAACGGGTCGAACAATCCGGCATCGTCTTCCTGGATGAATTGGACAAGGTATGTGGGCGCGGCTCCGAAATGCGCGGAGCCGATGTCTCCCGCGAAGGGGT
The sequence above is a segment of the Magnetococcales bacterium genome. Coding sequences within it:
- the hslV gene encoding ATP-dependent protease subunit HslV, with amino-acid sequence MFKGTTILSVRRGDHVVMGGDGQVTLGNTVVKANARKVRLMHDGRVLAGFAGATADAFTLFDRFEGKLSKHGGILIRAAVELAKDWRTDRILRRLEAMLAVADRSTSLLISGTGDVLEPEDGLIAIGSGGPYALAAARALLANTDLPARQVTERALLITADICIYTNRNLTIEEL
- a CDS encoding DUF1640 domain-containing protein; amino-acid sequence: MNHAISFDTLAFVKELESAGVPSAQAEAQIIVLSKVLQKVEESRLEELATRRDVESAKVDVIKWTAGMFTAQTALIIATLFAMIKMNQPNSQSVAYAPIHSSQEMRLPAPLPLQSPPPPSTPPSTPVPPER
- the hslU gene encoding ATP-dependent protease ATPase subunit HslU, with protein sequence MSEFTPREIVSELDRYIIGQNAAKRAVAVALRNRWRRHQLSPALREEIYPKNILMIGPTGVGKTEIARRLAKLANAPFIKVEATKFTEVGYVGRDVESIIRDLTDMAVKMFLENAKKEVRSRAEDIAEDRILDILLPPPPSRQAVGNPLGALFGQQQEESPSPPADPPPDSATRQKFRKMLREGKLDQQEIEIEIREARNGPTLEVFTPQGMEGINIQEMLGGLMGGRTRKRHMPISEARKVLIDEEAGKLVDRDLTQRHAVERVEQSGIVFLDELDKVCGRGSEMRGADVSREGVQRDLLPLVEGTTVSTKYGMVKTDHILFIASGAFQMAKPSDLLPELQGRLPIRVELSNLVAEDFVRILTEPENAMTRQYAALLAIEGITLDFRPDGVQALAEISARVNEKTENIGARRLHTVMEKLLDEVSFTAPDRRGEVVVIDAAYVNSQLQDLAGDEDLSRFIL
- a CDS encoding YggU family protein; this translates as MKRAGDFLLSIRVQPRAAREKVMGLHAGRLKVALHAPPVENAANLALCSFLAREFQVPKSGVRVVKGEKSREKLVCITGAAAETIQRFQRQWGLREQGEQDPS
- the trxA gene encoding thioredoxin TrxA; translation: MSENIIQTSDSTFEQDVLKADLPVLVDFWAEWCGPCKQVAPALEALAVEFKGKLKVVKLNIDQNPGSPGRYGVRGIPTLMLFKSGKIEATKIGALPKTKLVEWVQNSL